One Cydia pomonella isolate Wapato2018A chromosome 15, ilCydPomo1, whole genome shotgun sequence DNA window includes the following coding sequences:
- the LOC133525643 gene encoding uncharacterized protein LOC133525643, whose protein sequence is MTEEKELIARRASYKGRLTIFEKYMEGLKVASLTSAEVNELQLRMGKIESLYVHYDEVQLKLECSSSDSDSQLTERAEFESRYFKLLSNAQDILAKYAKKQDSTFNSAASDQSSHKGNNKLVRLPTIQLPKYNGSYENWLGFRDTFTSLIHSNDDIDDINKFHYLRASLEASAAVVIQSVEFSSDNYALAWNLLCDRFNNKRQLLQNHVSALFNIEPIARESSSHIKRVIDQVNKNLRSLETLGEPVKEWSTLLIHIISQKLDTKSFREWEEFKGGLDKNKTATFEEFLTFLQSRADLLETLELSSNQSLQHTKSATKIKTMIAVQDKIGNNSNKTQPPATKPCPRCKGDHCLSNCAQFLALSNTARLQLLPNYKVCFNCFRGGHYANHCKKPGCKICKRKHHTLIHVSESIPRSTLNSDNCTGVISGVDQRTAPALPLPASAEPAQVALSANVSPSTSSLY, encoded by the coding sequence ATGACTGAAGAAAAAGAGCTAATCGCCAGGCGGGCCAGCTATAAAGGCCGACTAaccatttttgaaaaatatatggaGGGTTTGAAAGTTGCTTCATTGACATCAGCTGAGGTAAATGAATTGCAGTTGCGTATGGGCAAAATTGAGTCGTTGTATGTCCATTATGATGAGGTTCAATTAAAACTTGAGTGCAGTTCGAGCGACTCTGACAGTCAGCTAACTGAGCGAGCAGAGtttgaaagtaggtattttaaattactttctaaTGCTCAAGATATATTGGCCAAATACGCCAAAAAGCAAGACTCGACTTTCAACTCGGCCGCAAGCGACCAATCATCgcataaaggaaataataagcTTGTTCGGTTACCAACTATTCAATTGCCAAAATACAATGGTTCCTATGAAAATTGGTTAGGCTTTCGCGACACCTTTACTAGCCTCATTCACTCTAACGACGATATAGACGACATAAACAAATTCCATTACCTTAGGGCTTCCCTGGAGGCATCCGCTGCAGTCGTCATACAGTCGGTAGAATTCTCATCTGACAACTATGCCTTGGCTTGGAATCTTCTATGTGATCGCTTCAATAACAAGCGCCAATTGCTGCAGAATCATGTATCGGCCTTGTTCAATATTGAACCGATTGCACGAGAATCTTCTAGTCACATTAAAAGGGTCATAGATCAGGTTAACAAAAACCTTCGTTCTTTAGAAACACTAGGCGAGCCCGTTAAAGAATGGTCAACACTTCTCATtcacattatttcacaaaagtTAGACACAAAATCATTTCGTGAATGGGAGGAGTTCAAGGGTGGTTTAGACAAAAACAAAACTGCTACTTTCGAGGAGTTCCTAACTTTCCTACAAAGCCGTGCTGATTTACTCGAAACACTAGAATTATCATCGAATCAGTCACTTCAACACACTAAAAGtgcaactaaaattaaaactatgataGCAGTGCAGGacaaaataggtaataatagcAATAAAACTCAGCCGCCGGCGACTAAGCCGTGCCCGAGATGTAAGGGCGATCATTGTTTATCAAACTGTGCACAATTTCTTGCGTTAAGTAATACGGCTCGATTGCAACTATTACCTAATTATAAGGTTTGTTTTAACTGTTTTAGAGGTGGTCATTATGCCAATCACTGTAAAAAACCTGGTTGCAAGATATGCAAACGAAAACACCATACGTTAATTCACGTATCTGAGAGCATACCTAGATCGACATTAAATAGTGATAATTGCACGGGCGTTATCAGTGGTGTCGACCAGAGGACTGCGCCCGCGCTCCCGCTCCCCGCCAGTGCCGAGCCGGCTCAGGTTGCATTGTCAGCAAATGTCTCGCCGAGTACTTCGTCTTTATACTGA